From a region of the Lentilactobacillus curieae genome:
- a CDS encoding aldo/keto reductase yields MSNFNIGTRVKLADGNEMPIQGLGVYKMTDEQQLINSVKTAYNTGYRLFDTAQMYKNEAAVGQALKELGADRKEIFVTTKIDEENQGYDGVMKSFEESLKKLQLDYVDLLLVHWPIHQHFFETWRAFEQLKAEGLVKSIGTSNYGMLHLEYLKTKANEMPVVDQIENHPYLSQESMLEFNRENNIVTQAWAPLGRGRIFDDPTLVQIANAHQKSTAQVILRWHLQRGNSFIPKSVHENRIVENGSIYDFELTDEEMSLIAGMNKNTRISQEPEMVYEIGHQYPHG; encoded by the coding sequence ATGAGCAATTTTAATATTGGTACCAGAGTAAAACTCGCAGATGGCAATGAAATGCCTATCCAAGGCCTGGGAGTATACAAGATGACTGATGAGCAGCAACTGATAAATTCAGTTAAGACTGCCTACAATACCGGCTATCGATTGTTTGATACCGCTCAAATGTACAAAAATGAAGCAGCTGTTGGCCAAGCTTTAAAAGAATTAGGTGCAGACAGAAAGGAAATCTTTGTAACCACTAAGATTGACGAAGAAAACCAGGGTTACGATGGGGTAATGAAGTCGTTTGAAGAATCACTTAAGAAACTTCAATTAGACTACGTTGACTTGCTATTGGTTCACTGGCCAATTCATCAACACTTCTTTGAAACATGGCGTGCTTTTGAACAATTAAAGGCAGAGGGCCTTGTTAAATCGATTGGAACAAGTAATTATGGAATGCTTCACCTTGAGTATTTGAAAACAAAGGCAAATGAAATGCCAGTAGTTGATCAAATTGAAAACCATCCATACTTGTCTCAAGAATCAATGCTTGAATTTAACCGGGAAAACAACATTGTAACTCAGGCATGGGCTCCATTGGGTCGAGGTCGAATCTTTGATGATCCTACATTGGTTCAAATTGCCAATGCTCACCAAAAATCGACAGCTCAAGTTATTTTGCGTTGGCACTTACAACGTGGTAACTCGTTTATTCCTAAATCAGTGCATGAAAACCGCATTGTTGAAAATGGTTCAATTTACGATTTCGAACTTACTGATGAGGAAATGAGCTTGATTGCTGGAATGAACAAAAATACCAGAATTAGCCAAGAGCCAGAAATGGTTTATGAGATTGGCCACCAGTACCCACATGGTTGA
- a CDS encoding sugar O-acetyltransferase, giving the protein MSRTEKEKMLNNERYLNTDPELASDRKKNRKLVNQFNEVAKENPEASAAIIKQIFANTGEQIDIQPDFRCDYGYTVSVGENFFANYGCVFIDVGKITIGDNCMFGPGTHIYSVNHPLDPVERNQNYEFPKPVTIGDNVWIGGDAVIVPGVTIGNNVTIAAGAVVTKSFGDNVVIGGNPARVIKHI; this is encoded by the coding sequence ATGAGTAGGACAGAAAAGGAAAAAATGCTAAATAACGAGCGGTATTTAAATACCGACCCGGAACTAGCAAGTGATCGGAAGAAAAATCGTAAATTGGTGAACCAATTTAACGAAGTTGCCAAGGAAAATCCAGAGGCATCAGCAGCAATAATTAAGCAAATTTTTGCTAATACTGGTGAGCAGATCGACATTCAACCTGATTTTCGTTGTGACTATGGATATACCGTTTCGGTTGGGGAAAACTTCTTTGCCAATTATGGATGTGTTTTTATCGACGTTGGTAAAATAACCATTGGTGATAATTGCATGTTTGGCCCAGGAACCCATATCTATTCTGTAAATCATCCACTTGATCCAGTTGAGAGAAATCAAAATTATGAGTTTCCCAAACCAGTTACGATTGGCGACAATGTCTGGATTGGTGGGGATGCAGTAATTGTTCCAGGTGTAACCATCGGAAATAATGTTACAATTGCAGCAGGCGCTGTTGTAACGAAGTCATTCGGTGATAATGTCGTAATTGGCGGAAATCCAGCACGGGTTATTAAACATATTTAA
- a CDS encoding ABC transporter permease/substrate-binding protein has protein sequence MAEFVQTLIEKRADLWQAIGQHIWLSLVSLLIAMIIAIPIAIAVQKHKRIAELLNQFAGVLQTIPSLALLGLLIPIVGIGQVPAVIALVIYAIFPIYQNTFVGISSIDDSLEEAADAFGMTRFEKLRRVELPIAMPVILTGIRQAMVLIVGTATLAALIGSGGLGTFILLGISRNNNSMTLIGAIASALLAIAFSLLIQLLQRLRLRTILISIGVVLLAFLGISGFQTIQNSSQQIVIAGKMGSEPEILINMYKDLIKDDNPRADVVLKPDFGQTSFLFNALKSDQITIYPEFTGTVLQGLVKGKYDVQQMPATEIYDTAKHSLNNQFKMQYLKPMKYNNTYALVVKQSFANKYHLETISDLRRVESRLHAGFDLEFIDRPDGYKGIKQKYNLAFKYKSMDPDLRYEAINKGAVNIVDGYSTDSQIRQYHLVALKDDRNLFPVYQGAPLMKHKFAQDNPRVVSALNKLSGKISERQMQQMNYEVNVLKRSAASVAKNYLVKHRLIGGDR, from the coding sequence ATGGCTGAATTTGTGCAAACTTTAATTGAAAAGCGGGCTGACCTTTGGCAGGCAATTGGCCAGCATATTTGGCTATCGCTAGTATCGCTGCTGATTGCGATGATTATTGCGATTCCAATTGCTATCGCTGTCCAGAAACATAAGCGAATTGCAGAATTATTGAATCAGTTTGCTGGGGTCTTACAGACGATTCCTTCGCTAGCTTTACTAGGACTATTGATTCCGATTGTTGGAATTGGCCAAGTGCCAGCGGTGATTGCGTTGGTGATTTACGCAATTTTTCCGATTTATCAAAATACGTTTGTGGGAATATCGTCCATTGATGACTCCTTGGAGGAAGCAGCCGATGCTTTTGGAATGACGAGGTTTGAAAAACTACGTAGAGTTGAGTTGCCAATTGCGATGCCAGTAATATTGACTGGAATCCGTCAGGCAATGGTATTGATTGTTGGAACTGCAACCTTAGCAGCTTTGATCGGATCAGGTGGTTTAGGAACTTTTATTTTGTTGGGAATTAGTAGAAATAATAATTCAATGACTTTAATTGGTGCCATTGCTTCGGCGTTGCTGGCAATTGCCTTTAGTTTGCTGATCCAGTTACTTCAAAGATTACGGTTACGGACGATTTTAATTTCAATTGGAGTTGTTCTCCTTGCGTTCTTAGGGATTAGCGGTTTTCAGACCATTCAAAACTCTAGCCAACAAATAGTTATTGCTGGGAAAATGGGTTCAGAACCAGAAATCTTAATCAATATGTATAAGGACTTGATCAAGGATGACAACCCGCGAGCAGATGTTGTGTTGAAACCTGACTTTGGACAAACTAGTTTTCTTTTCAATGCCCTAAAATCAGACCAGATAACCATTTACCCAGAATTTACTGGAACGGTCCTCCAGGGCTTAGTAAAGGGCAAATACGATGTGCAACAGATGCCGGCTACTGAAATTTATGATACTGCCAAGCACAGCTTGAATAATCAGTTTAAAATGCAGTATTTAAAACCGATGAAGTATAACAACACCTACGCACTTGTTGTTAAGCAAAGCTTCGCCAATAAGTACCACCTTGAAACGATTTCTGATTTGAGAAGGGTGGAAAGTCGCCTTCATGCGGGCTTTGACCTAGAATTTATTGACAGGCCAGATGGTTACAAAGGTATCAAACAAAAATATAACTTGGCGTTTAAATACAAATCGATGGATCCGGATTTGAGATATGAAGCAATCAATAAGGGAGCCGTGAATATCGTGGACGGGTACTCAACAGACTCGCAAATTCGCCAGTATCACTTGGTGGCTTTAAAGGATGATCGTAATCTGTTCCCCGTATATCAGGGGGCACCGTTGATGAAACATAAGTTTGCCCAGGATAATCCTAGAGTTGTTAGTGCACTAAATAAGCTATCTGGAAAGATTAGTGAACGACAGATGCAACAGATGAATTATGAAGTTAACGTCTTGAAGAGGTCGGCTGCCTCTGTTGCGAAGAATTATCTGGTTAAGCATCGCTTGATTGGAGGTGACCGTTAA
- a CDS encoding MFS transporter: MENETKWPERISYGLSDAADNLVFQVMTTYLLFFYTDVYGLKAGDVAVLFLIARIADVFESPVVGWMIDKTHSRFGKSRPFFLWYSLPYAVFAVLTFVTPDFSPAGKLAWAYVTYLGLGFLYTAVNLPITSVLPTMSRNQRELTLLGVIRQFGGSAIQIVVAVFTLPLVATLGGHNQQKGFLLTMILFAAISLFLILNTFFHIRERHTVAEIAHRPFKVVLNLAAHNKPWIILSLIIFCFWLVTAIKNQTTVYYFKYVFNDQGLVAWANSFTFSSLIGVVLIMKVTDHVGNKRTMRTGMLIALIGQIFLMFGVISKTLITIFAGILINSIGQGMIVGLVSIMLSDTIRYGISLGAQAEGFLSSSNDFGVNLGLGIGGLVTAGLFDLAGYVPNHAQNSSTISMINLNYVWIPLALYVLLIILIHFYPEEKMYAQIKSVEN; the protein is encoded by the coding sequence GTGGAAAATGAAACGAAATGGCCCGAGCGAATTAGCTATGGGCTGAGTGACGCAGCTGATAATTTAGTTTTTCAAGTAATGACCACGTACCTGCTATTTTTCTATACGGATGTGTATGGATTAAAAGCAGGTGATGTAGCCGTACTATTTTTGATCGCGAGAATTGCTGATGTTTTTGAAAGTCCAGTAGTTGGTTGGATGATCGATAAAACCCACTCACGATTTGGTAAGAGTCGACCGTTCTTTCTATGGTATTCGTTACCCTATGCAGTTTTTGCGGTATTGACATTCGTTACGCCTGATTTCAGTCCAGCTGGAAAACTTGCCTGGGCTTACGTTACATATTTGGGACTAGGATTTTTGTATACCGCGGTTAACCTACCGATAACATCAGTACTGCCAACAATGTCACGTAACCAACGAGAGTTAACTTTGTTAGGAGTGATTCGTCAGTTTGGTGGGAGTGCTATCCAAATCGTGGTGGCGGTATTCACGCTGCCATTGGTCGCTACTCTAGGCGGACATAATCAGCAAAAGGGTTTTCTGTTGACGATGATTTTGTTTGCTGCAATTTCTCTTTTCTTAATCCTAAACACGTTTTTTCATATTCGTGAGCGCCATACTGTTGCCGAGATAGCGCACCGTCCATTTAAGGTGGTTCTTAATTTGGCTGCCCATAACAAGCCCTGGATTATTTTATCCCTGATTATTTTTTGTTTCTGGCTTGTGACGGCGATTAAAAATCAAACGACCGTATATTACTTTAAATACGTATTTAATGACCAAGGCCTCGTGGCCTGGGCAAATAGTTTTACCTTTTCATCGCTGATTGGCGTGGTTCTGATTATGAAAGTTACTGATCATGTCGGCAATAAACGAACGATGAGAACCGGAATGCTCATTGCTTTGATTGGCCAGATATTCTTGATGTTTGGGGTTATTAGCAAGACGTTGATAACAATTTTTGCGGGAATTTTGATTAACAGTATTGGCCAAGGGATGATTGTTGGGCTAGTGTCGATTATGCTTTCTGATACGATTCGTTATGGTATTAGCTTGGGAGCTCAGGCCGAGGGATTTCTGTCGTCAAGTAACGATTTTGGCGTAAACCTAGGACTAGGGATCGGTGGTCTGGTAACTGCCGGTTTGTTTGATTTAGCCGGCTACGTTCCAAATCACGCCCAAAATTCTAGTACGATTTCGATGATCAACTTAAACTATGTTTGGATTCCATTAGCCCTATATGTCTTATTAATTATTTTGATTCATTTTTATCCGGAAGAAAAAATGTATGCCCAAATCAAAAGTGTAGAAAACTAA
- a CDS encoding MFS transporter: MEQKIERKTYLAIFATALLSFTGILTETSMNVTFPELAKQFSVSLDILQWITTGYLLMVTLVMATTSFLLKKFPAKNLLIFAATSFIIGDILCAIAMNFPVLLVGRLIQAIATGLSTPIMYQIIFAKIPQNKIGTMTGVAGMVISFAPALGPTYGGIVATMLDWRMIFWLVLPIVVASLILGYLYVDLENSGTDKSFDTVSLILIAISFTSIVIGVSQSGSVGIGNIKAIAPIVLGIIAIAAFLFSNGRGKSQLFDLSIYSSVNITLSTITYFILQFINIGISFLIPVYCQYVMHTSSMVSGLILLPGALVGAFTSPFAGKLADTKGYALPIIIGTCAVTLGSLLYFLTQSLLGSILVAALYIFLRFGFNMAFSNSIGNATTLVKPQNSPDVNSVFNMLQQYAGSLGVGILAAMLSNAQLRGTGSFISRTFAGGQIAFIFLAVLGAIATVSAIINFTMQNKNTTKREY; the protein is encoded by the coding sequence TTGGAACAAAAAATCGAACGGAAAACGTACCTAGCCATTTTTGCGACTGCACTGCTATCTTTCACTGGGATCCTGACTGAAACATCAATGAATGTTACCTTCCCAGAGTTAGCAAAACAATTCTCAGTTTCATTGGATATTCTACAATGGATTACAACTGGTTACTTATTGATGGTAACTCTGGTTATGGCAACCACCTCATTTTTATTGAAGAAATTTCCTGCCAAAAATCTCTTAATCTTTGCGGCTACTTCATTCATCATTGGGGATATACTGTGTGCCATTGCAATGAACTTCCCAGTCCTGTTGGTTGGAAGATTGATTCAAGCAATTGCGACTGGATTATCAACTCCAATTATGTATCAAATTATTTTCGCTAAAATTCCTCAAAATAAGATTGGAACTATGACTGGAGTCGCTGGAATGGTAATTTCATTCGCTCCAGCTCTGGGGCCTACCTATGGGGGAATCGTTGCTACCATGCTAGACTGGCGAATGATTTTCTGGTTAGTATTACCAATTGTGGTTGCTAGTTTGATATTGGGTTATCTATACGTTGATTTGGAAAATTCTGGAACCGACAAATCATTTGATACGGTCAGTCTAATTTTGATTGCCATTTCATTTACAAGTATCGTGATTGGAGTTAGCCAAAGTGGTTCAGTCGGAATTGGTAACATTAAGGCCATTGCACCAATTGTGTTAGGAATCATTGCAATTGCAGCCTTCTTATTTTCAAATGGCCGGGGGAAATCACAACTCTTTGATTTGTCCATTTATAGTTCCGTTAATATCACACTATCAACCATTACCTACTTCATTCTTCAATTTATCAACATCGGGATTTCTTTCTTAATTCCCGTGTATTGTCAGTACGTAATGCACACCAGCTCAATGGTTTCGGGCTTGATTTTGCTACCTGGAGCTTTGGTCGGTGCCTTCACATCACCATTCGCTGGTAAGTTGGCTGATACCAAGGGATACGCACTACCAATTATCATCGGGACCTGTGCAGTAACCCTCGGAAGCTTACTCTATTTCTTAACTCAAAGCTTACTAGGTTCAATTCTAGTTGCCGCCCTATACATTTTCTTACGGTTTGGGTTCAACATGGCATTCTCAAATTCAATTGGAAATGCAACAACCTTAGTAAAGCCTCAAAACAGTCCGGACGTAAATTCAGTGTTCAACATGCTACAACAATATGCTGGATCATTAGGTGTCGGCATCTTGGCTGCGATGCTGTCTAACGCACAACTACGCGGAACTGGTAGCTTTATCAGTCGGACATTTGCTGGTGGTCAAATTGCGTTTATCTTCTTGGCAGTCCTCGGCGCAATCGCCACTGTGTCTGCCATCATTAACTTTACGATGCAAAACAAAAACACTACAAAACGGGAATATTAA
- a CDS encoding DUF1440 domain-containing protein: MTKKTSIIKIAAAGAAAGVVSGFVKLGWEALLPPRTPERDATNPPQATLEKMGMSKEQSHATYTYSNHEIPWMSLVVHFTFSSTFGAMYAVAGHYVPLFKLGRGVFWGLGVWAGAHLLGMPAMGVVPSVKEQPAEEHISEAAGHAVWNWVNDAVTDELLNRKK, encoded by the coding sequence ATGACTAAGAAAACTTCAATTATAAAAATTGCTGCGGCAGGTGCCGCAGCCGGCGTAGTTTCTGGCTTTGTCAAATTAGGCTGGGAAGCATTACTTCCACCAAGAACGCCAGAACGAGATGCTACTAACCCACCACAGGCTACTCTGGAAAAGATGGGGATGAGTAAGGAGCAATCACATGCCACTTACACATATTCTAATCATGAAATCCCTTGGATGAGTTTAGTGGTTCACTTTACTTTTTCATCGACATTTGGAGCAATGTACGCTGTTGCAGGACATTACGTTCCATTATTTAAACTTGGACGAGGAGTGTTCTGGGGCCTAGGTGTTTGGGCAGGTGCCCATTTGCTTGGGATGCCAGCAATGGGGGTTGTTCCAAGTGTTAAGGAGCAACCAGCTGAGGAACACATTTCTGAAGCTGCTGGTCATGCTGTCTGGAATTGGGTCAACGATGCAGTTACTGACGAGCTTTTAAACCGTAAAAAATAG
- a CDS encoding dihydrolipoyl dehydrogenase family protein — MADKKVDVIIIGAGPGGLAAAYGLASNKTVLVVENDLWGGTCPNRGCDPKKMLYSVVHTKQQAADLAAVGLKSDSSINWEEMMEFKKQYTEKIPSGTLDGLKSANILTEHGKATFIDETTISVNDTSYQADKFVLATGLHPAIPQIEGNEFIHTSADFLSMPHLPEKVAFIGGGFVGIELANIAAESGAEVHLIQHNDQVLKRYPKELTSALVDSMKDHGVHFHFDTTLSSIRERADGDYELLGENDFSIEVDEVFAAMGRVPKLDSLNLNVAGVNYDNHGIQVNAFLETSNPNIYAVGDVVNRSQPKLTPVASFEGAYVAEGILTNNDHDSIRYPAIPQVVYSSLQIATTGVSLSEAVDNPSLYTVKTVKTGSWYTFNRIQDPNAVVITVLDKKNSTIAGATVLSKIADEIINYFTFEINQKADKQAVAHQIPAYPTPASDMTYYL, encoded by the coding sequence ATGGCAGATAAAAAAGTCGATGTAATTATTATTGGTGCCGGCCCAGGTGGTTTAGCTGCCGCTTACGGTCTGGCAAGCAATAAAACTGTCCTTGTAGTCGAAAATGATCTCTGGGGTGGGACTTGTCCTAACCGTGGATGTGATCCCAAAAAGATGCTTTACAGTGTTGTACATACTAAGCAGCAAGCTGCTGACCTAGCCGCAGTTGGTTTAAAAAGCGATTCCAGTATTAACTGGGAAGAAATGATGGAATTTAAAAAACAGTACACAGAAAAAATTCCTTCCGGAACCCTTGATGGACTCAAGTCCGCAAATATTTTAACTGAGCACGGCAAAGCGACCTTTATTGACGAAACAACTATTTCGGTTAATGACACTAGTTATCAAGCTGATAAATTTGTCTTAGCCACCGGACTTCATCCAGCAATTCCTCAAATTGAAGGAAATGAGTTTATTCACACCAGTGCAGACTTTTTAAGCATGCCACATTTGCCTGAAAAGGTTGCCTTTATCGGTGGTGGTTTTGTTGGTATCGAACTAGCAAACATCGCTGCAGAATCCGGAGCTGAAGTTCACCTGATTCAGCACAATGATCAAGTTCTTAAACGATACCCAAAGGAACTTACAAGTGCTTTAGTGGATTCAATGAAGGATCACGGTGTTCACTTCCACTTTGATACCACATTATCATCTATCAGGGAACGTGCCGATGGGGACTACGAACTGCTTGGAGAAAATGACTTTAGTATCGAAGTAGACGAAGTGTTTGCCGCAATGGGTCGGGTTCCTAAGCTCGATTCTCTAAACTTAAACGTTGCCGGCGTAAATTATGATAACCACGGCATCCAAGTTAACGCATTCTTAGAGACATCCAACCCCAACATCTATGCGGTTGGTGATGTTGTTAACCGTTCGCAACCTAAACTAACCCCAGTTGCTTCATTTGAAGGGGCATACGTTGCTGAAGGAATTCTTACCAATAATGACCACGATTCAATTCGGTATCCTGCAATTCCTCAAGTAGTATACTCATCGCTACAAATTGCCACCACCGGAGTTTCACTTTCTGAAGCCGTTGACAATCCATCTTTGTACACCGTTAAAACAGTTAAGACTGGTAGCTGGTACACATTTAACCGAATTCAAGATCCAAATGCAGTTGTCATTACTGTTCTAGACAAAAAGAACAGCACAATTGCGGGTGCAACCGTACTGTCTAAAATCGCTGACGAAATCATCAACTACTTTACATTTGAAATTAACCAAAAAGCAGATAAGCAAGCAGTAGCCCATCAAATTCCTGCTTACCCAACTCCAGCTTCTGACATGACTTACTACCTGTGA
- a CDS encoding ABC transporter ATP-binding protein produces MTDPILKLDHVSKQFSDQLGVADVSLTVNDGEFFVLVGSSGSGKTTTLRMINRLIEPSSGTITFHGKNTAEYNLRELRTSIGYVLQDIALFPNMTVQQNVSLIPEMRGKDKKATKLLAEQLLREVDLDPEQYLQKMPADLSGGEQQRVGILRAFAANPKLILMDEPFSALDPISRRQLRELVKKIHENTHSTIIFVTHDMDEALELGDKIAVMRLGKVEQIGSPSEIVSTPANDFVAKMFSKSLAHDIYGVYLNKLALMGYLTQDKKTTATVPSIEETATVGDVLSLINQAGEVKIMRGQISAGYLTQSELLRFMADFQKAHR; encoded by the coding sequence ATGACGGACCCGATTTTAAAGTTAGACCACGTTAGCAAACAGTTTAGCGATCAACTAGGAGTTGCTGATGTGTCTTTGACAGTCAACGATGGTGAGTTTTTCGTTTTGGTTGGTTCTTCCGGAAGCGGGAAGACCACCACTTTGCGGATGATTAACAGATTGATTGAACCATCCAGCGGGACGATTACTTTCCATGGCAAAAACACGGCGGAATATAATTTACGGGAATTGAGAACTTCAATTGGATATGTTTTACAAGATATTGCCCTGTTTCCGAACATGACGGTTCAGCAAAATGTCTCCTTAATTCCTGAAATGCGCGGGAAGGATAAAAAGGCCACTAAGCTGCTTGCGGAACAATTGCTTCGGGAGGTGGATCTAGATCCCGAACAATATTTACAAAAGATGCCGGCAGACCTTTCTGGGGGAGAGCAGCAACGGGTCGGAATCTTAAGGGCATTTGCAGCCAACCCCAAGCTGATTTTGATGGACGAGCCCTTTAGTGCGCTTGACCCAATTTCGCGGCGACAACTTCGAGAATTAGTAAAAAAAATCCATGAAAATACTCATAGTACAATAATTTTTGTCACCCATGATATGGATGAGGCTCTAGAGCTGGGAGACAAGATTGCGGTTATGAGACTGGGAAAAGTTGAACAGATTGGTTCGCCAAGTGAGATTGTGTCAACGCCAGCCAATGACTTTGTGGCAAAGATGTTTTCCAAGTCGCTGGCTCACGATATCTACGGGGTTTACCTAAATAAGCTAGCTTTGATGGGTTACTTAACCCAAGATAAAAAAACTACCGCAACGGTTCCTTCGATTGAAGAAACCGCTACGGTAGGCGATGTACTTTCTTTGATTAATCAGGCGGGAGAGGTAAAAATTATGCGTGGACAAATCTCGGCTGGCTACCTAACTCAGTCTGAATTGTTGAGGTTTATGGCAGATTTTCAAAAAGCTCACAGGTAG
- a CDS encoding histidine phosphatase family protein gives MMTVTAYMVRHGQTYLNYYNRVQGWIDSPLTDKGIEDAKNAGKRLKDINFTASFSSDSGRAIDTARLIMKQNPNNMNIVSYQYPELREQFHGYFEGSDLSQMWQFVGVQVQETTESEVLKNFGLERARDLIHRADLYNHAENNAMFWERLNYGFDKIRENTNDGDQILIVSHGMTIRSIVDRYAPKLDIGEATANGSVTKLKINDDDIEVEYFNNLGEV, from the coding sequence ATAATGACAGTTACCGCATACATGGTTCGTCACGGGCAAACGTACCTAAACTACTATAACCGGGTTCAAGGGTGGATTGACTCACCATTGACTGATAAAGGGATTGAGGATGCCAAAAACGCCGGTAAACGGCTCAAGGACATTAACTTCACCGCATCATTCAGTAGTGATTCAGGTCGGGCAATTGATACGGCTCGATTGATCATGAAACAAAATCCAAATAATATGAATATTGTTAGTTATCAGTATCCCGAATTAAGGGAGCAGTTTCACGGGTACTTTGAAGGTAGCGATTTAAGCCAGATGTGGCAGTTTGTTGGGGTCCAAGTCCAAGAAACGACCGAAAGTGAAGTCTTAAAGAACTTTGGGTTGGAGCGTGCGCGAGATTTGATTCATCGAGCAGATTTATACAATCACGCTGAGAATAACGCCATGTTTTGGGAACGCCTTAATTATGGATTTGACAAGATTCGCGAAAACACCAATGATGGTGATCAAATCTTAATTGTTTCCCACGGAATGACAATTAGATCAATCGTTGATCGTTATGCGCCTAAGTTGGATATTGGTGAAGCAACTGCTAACGGTAGCGTTACGAAACTAAAAATTAATGATGACGACATTGAAGTTGAGTACTTTAACAACCTTGGTGAAGTTTAA